From one Brachypodium distachyon strain Bd21 chromosome 4, Brachypodium_distachyon_v3.0, whole genome shotgun sequence genomic stretch:
- the LOC100846531 gene encoding protein ENHANCED DOWNY MILDEW 2 isoform X3, with product MMMSDDDDDSEPQVVVVKDYYFVDADKNALCFSVLPIWFKEDAVAVPECKTGVFLRGTVDPGIPVYKQVVAWKLGLDARQPDLAVLSKEGGWINLSKPKNSYEESFRTIFITVQMLHFLRRKPEEPEKDLWIHLRKVFDKFDVRPSKDDFRNHHTLMKQFAEKDLRLANSEILKVFIGERFRKQISEVDSGNFEVKESFIAADEDVEDIVADDNVESDEDGDDDLFDSTCAICDNGGDLLGCDGPCMRSFHAKIGTGEDSYCQTLGFTEAEVEAMKTFLCKNCEYKQHQCFICGVLEPSDGPTAKVFLCNNATCGYFYHPKCVAQQLHPNNKIEALEKEKKIAGGSSFTCSIHWCFCCKGLEDRTEEHLQFAVCRRCPKSYHRKCLPSEIPFEDSDEDIVTRAWDLSQRILIYCMEHEIDLDIETPVRNHIKFPGLPIKPTEYLKKKTKVLIKKKKRTFDESFLDEPSIKPAKFPGKVRVQENEHARKIAVRSSSEQLVEKPEKKKVKLLKQRTQPESNMVRDAAASSPKHANKQEKYWSSSTSSTTMNMPQSSFPIVDSETERRQTDKIIATGKLERSVQAVRQALHLLAVGDVNTAKATCEPQVLKQLARWHMKLKVYISPFIYGSRYSSFGRHFTKVEKLVEIVDKLHWYVEPGDMIVDFCCGANDFSRLMKEKLDLVQKKCHFKNYDLIQPQNTFCFERRDWMTVQRNELPRGSRLVMGLNPPFGVKAALANKFIDKALSFNPKLIILIVPKETKRLDQKKTPYDLVWEDGDCLAGKSFYLPGSVDVNEKIVQGWNASAPPLYLWSHPDWTKKHKKVAEEHNHTSLAKIACRIEEGNLSDDVPMKKEAESSDVHNSRPRKEDENTGRTSCHLEEASLSNVVPVQRQAEPKSKQNARSGKAKWTKERTSCDVRDVIPSDETLAKKQDRSGEDQAKEPNHLVQKQSRSGEDKAKEPNRLVKKQARFGEEKDKERNRLVKKQARSGEDKYSNLAGGLSAKNQAEAALQQMCRSGKHNSRDGSKSSDDRSRKRTPDEVDSLPPEKQVEVAFEERRAPIKMSIQREQRDAFCENLRNDHIKEPSRGSSDMNMSSPDTSNAPNRSTSYSPYMPTEQPSEFRPTAYLDGNMSYPVKEPHVSAFSSATYQGSYLARSDRHNDALGVKNDPMLYTHAVDGSKYSPSFEELTMRYAANPAGDGYSMQAQGDDYLPMSRHSLGSSGARYDQPSLRSYYGLSGTTAPQSSITDKYGPGLFGPSGSGASVTDKYAPGFLGPSAPGSSVIDNYAAPLNGTNYATQSVIDMPGYGREMPPQYPYRGPGSSGGGLPYT from the exons ATGATGATGtccgatgacgacgacgactcaGAGCCCCAGGTGGTTGTGGTGAAGGATTACTATTTCGTCGACGCTGACAAAAATGCGCTCTGTTTCTCGGTCTTGCCGATCTGGTTCAAGGAAGACGCCGTCGCGGTTCCTGAGTGCAAAACTGGTGTCTTCTTGCGGGGAACTGTTGATCCTGGCATCCCCGTGTACAAGCAGGTGGTTGCCTGGAAGCTAGGGCTTGACGCTAGGCAGCCTGACCTTGCTGTCTTGTCGAAAGAAGGCGGCTGGATAAATCTTTCAAAGCCAAAGAACAGCTATGAAGAGAGTTTCCGGACAATATTTATCACAGTGCAGATGCTTCACTTCCTCAGAAGGAAGCCTGAGGAGCCTGAGAAGGACTTGTGGATTCATCTTCGCAAAGTTTTCGA CAAGTTTGATGTTAGACCCTCCAAGGATGATTTCAGAAATCACCATACACTAATGAAGCAGTTTGCTGAGAAAGATTTGAGGTTAGCGAACTCAGAG ATTTTGAAAGTATTTATTGGCGAAAGGTTTAGGAAACAAATTAGTGAG GTTGATTCAGGCAATTTTGAAGTGAAGGAGTCATTCATTGCCGCCGATGAGGACGTAGAAGATATAGTTGCTGATGACAATGTTGAATCTGATGAAGATGGGGATGATGATTTGTTTGATTCCACTTGTGCCATATGTGACAATGGAGGAGATCTGTTAGG GTGTGATGGCCCATGTATGAGGTCCTTCCATGCCAAAATTGGAACTGGTGAAGATTCGTATTGTCAAACCCTTGGGTTCACTGAAGCAGAAGTTGAG GCAATGAAAACATTTTTGTGCAAGAACTGTGAATATAAGCAACACCAATGTTTTATCTGTGGAGTGTTGGAGCCTTCTGATGGACCAACTGCTAAG GTGTTTCTTTGTAATAATGCTACATGTGGGTACTTTTACCACCCCAAATGTGTTGCACAACAACTTCATCCTAACAACAAGATCGAAGCCttagaaaaagagaaaaaaatagcaGGTGGATCTTCATTTACGTGCTCCATCCATTGGTGTTTTTGTTGTAAAGGCTTAGAGGACAGAACAGAAGAGCATTTGCAGTTTGCTGTTTGCAGACGCTGTCCAAAGTCATATCACAGAAAATGTTTGCCAAG CGAAATTCCCTTCGAAGATAGCGACGAGGACATAGTTACACGGGCCTGGGACCTTTCACAAAGAATTTTGATCTACTGCAT GGAGCATGAGATAGATCTTGACATCGAAACTCCTGTCAGAAATCATATAAAGTTTCCGGGGCTTCCTATAAAACCAACAGAGTATttaaagaagaagaccaaGGTGTTgatcaagaagaaaaagaggacTTTTGATGAGTCTTTCCTTGATGAACCTTCAATCAAACCCGCAAAGTTTCCAGGCAAGGTTCGTGTGCAAGAAAATGAACATGCCAGAAAAATTGCTGTGAGGAGTTCATCCGAGCAACTTGTTGAAAAgcctgaaaagaaaaaggtgaaGCTCTTGAAACAGAGAACACAGCCTGAATCAAATATGGTTAGGGATGCTGCTGCAAGCAGTCCAAAACATGCAAACAAGCAGGAAAAATACtggtcatcttcaacctcatCTACTACGATGAACATGCCCCAGAGTTCATTTCCTATAGTGGACAGTGAAACAGAAAGGAG GCAGACTGACAAGATTATTGCGACCGGCAAGCTTGAGCGTTCTGTTCAG GCTGTTCGACAAGCTCTACATTTGCTGGCTGTTGGAGATGTTAATACCGCAAAAGCAACATGTGAACCTCAAGTTTTGAAGCAGCTGGCAAGATGGCAT ATGAAACTCAAAGTATATATTTCACCTTTCATTTATGGCTCACGCTACAGCTCGTTTGGTCGGCATTTCACAAAGGTGGAAAAGCTTGTTGAG ATTGTTGATAAACTTCATTGGTATGTGGAACCCGGTGACATG ATAGTGGATTTTTGCTGTGGTGCAAATGATTTCAGTCGATTGATGAAAGAAAAACTGGATCTAGTTCAGAAGAAGTGTCATTTCAAGAATTATGATCTCATACAACCACAG AACACCTTTTGCTTTGAGAGGAGGGATTGGATGACCGTGCAGCGAAATGAACTGCCTCGCGGTTCGCGACTA GTGATGGGGCTTAATCCTCCTTTTGGAGTCAAGGCAGCTCTCGCGAACAAATTTATTGACAAAGCATTGTCTTTTAATCCGAAGCTCATTATCCTAATTGTCCCAAAAGAAACTAAAAG GTTAGATCAAAAGAAGACACCTTATGATTTGGTTTGGGAGGATGGTGACTGTCTTGCTGGGAAG TCGTTTTATTTGCCTGGTTCTGTTGATGTGAATGAAAAAATAGTTCAAGGGTGGAATGCATCGGCACCACCCCTCTATTTGTGGAGTCATCCTGATTGGACAAAGAAGCATAAGAAAGTAGCGGAGGAGCATAATCACACAAGTTTAGCGAAGATTGCTTGCCGTATTGAAGAGGGTAATCTATCCGATGATGTACCTATGAAGAAAGAAGCTGAATCTTCTGATGTGCATAATTCTAGACCTAGGAAGGAAGACGAGAATACAGGAAGGACCTCTTGCCATCTGGAGGAGGCCAGTCTGTCAAATGTTGTACCTGTGCAGAGACAAGCTGAACCTAAGAGCAAACAAAATGCTAGATCAGGAAAAGCTAAATGGACTAAAGAGAGGACTTCATGTGATGTCAGAGATGTTATTCCATCAGATGAAACCCTTGCGAAGAAACAAGATAGATCTGGAGAAGACCAAGCCAAAGAGCCTAACCACCTTGTGCAGAAACAATCTAGATCTGGAGAAGACAAAGCCAAAGAGCCTAACCGCCTTGTGAAGAAACAAGCTAGATTTGGAGAAGAGAAAGACAAAGAGCGTAACCGCCTTGTGAAGAAACAAGCTAGATCTGGAGAAGACAAATATTCTAATCTAGCAGGCGGCCTGTCTGCGAAGAATCAAGCTGAAGCTGCCCTTCAACAAATGTGTCGATCAGGGAAACATAATAGCAGGGATGGAAGCAAGAGCTCTGATGACAGGAGCAGAAAGAGGACCCCTGATGAGGTAGACAGCCTCCCTCCAGAAAAGCAAGTAGAAGTTGCCTTTGAGGAAAGACGAGCTCCAATCAAAATGAGTATTCAGCGAGAACAAAGAGATGCTTTCTGTGAGAATTTAAGAAATGATCATATAAAGGAACCCAGTAGAGGGAGTTCAGACATGAATATGTCATCCCCTGACACCAGCAACGCTCCAAACAGATCTACAAGTTATTCCCCTTATATGCCAACTGAACAACCCTCTGAATTTAGGCCAACAGCATACCTGGATGGTAATATGAGCTATCCTGTGAAAGAACCCCACGTTTCTGCATTCAGTAGTGCTACTTATCAGGGAAGTTATTTGGCACGCAGTGATAGGCACAATGATGCACTTGGAGTGAAGAATGATCCTATGTTGTATACCCATGCTGTTGATGGATCAAAGTACAGCCCCAGTTTTGAAGAACTGACCATGCGGTATGCTGCTAACCCAGCTGGCGATGGGTACAGTATGCAAGCTCAGGGAGATGATTACCTTCCGATGAGTCGA